The Athene noctua chromosome 15, bAthNoc1.hap1.1, whole genome shotgun sequence genome contains a region encoding:
- the LOC141966531 gene encoding noggin-2-like, which produces MTAIRALLLCSCLGLLRPGAGQPFLRLRPSPSDNLPVKDIVEHPDPEYDPKEQDLDERTLRKKLGSHFDPGFMAVAVPGPANASGAEAAAGRGRAALPAELRRLELGPPQGPRLKVGKKARRKVLQWLWAYTYCPVLYTWKDLGVRFWPRYIKEGNCFAEKSCSLPEGMFCKPVKSVTKTFLRWHCQGWSSQKYCTWIPVQYPLISECKCSC; this is translated from the coding sequence ATGACGGCGATCCGGGcgctcctgctctgctcctgcctggggctgctgcgaccgggggccgggcagcccttCCTGCGCCTGCGACCCTCGCCCAGCGACAACCTGCCCGTCAAAGACATCGTGGAGCACCCGGACCCCGAGTACGACCCCAAGGAGCAGGACCTGGACGAGAGGACTCTGCGGAAGAAGCTGGGCAGCCATTTCGACCCCGGTTTCATGGCCGTGGCCGTGCCGGGGCCGGCCAACGCCTCGggcgccgaggcggcggcggggcgggggcgggcggcgctgcccgccgAGCTGCGGCGCCTGGAGCTGGGTCCGCCCCAGGGACCGCGCCTCAAGGTGGGCAAGAAGGCGCGGCGGAaggtgctgcagtggctctgggcgTACACCTACTGCCCCGTCCTCTACACCTGGAAGGACCTGGGCGTCCGCTTCTGGCCCCGCTACATCAAGGAGGGCAACTGCTTCGCCGAGAAGTCCTGCTCGCTGCCCGAGGGCATGTTCTGCAAGCCCGTCAAGTCGGTCACCAAGACCTTCCTGCGCTGGCACTGCCAGGGCTGGTCCAGCCAGAAGTACTGCACCTGGATCCCCGTGCAGTACCCGCTCATCTCCGAGTGCAAGTGCTCCTGCTAG